The Chryseolinea soli genome contains a region encoding:
- the spt gene encoding serine palmitoyltransferase: MNKLLQARIATFTAAKEARERGIYPYFRPISSAQDTEVIIEGKRVLMFGSNSYLGLTNHPRIKEAAQKAIEKYGTGCAGSRFLNGTLDIHIELEDRIAAFTGKPAALIFSTGFQVNLGVMSSLTGRNDYLILDEYDHASIYDGTRLSFSRVIKYGHNDMNDLARRLSMLPEEAIKLIVVDGIFSMEGDLAKLPEIVTLAEQYGATVVVDDAHSLGVIGDKGAGTASHFKLDDKVDIITGTFSKSLASLGGFVASDRDTIDYLKHQARSLIFSASMTPSSAASVLAALDILETEPQHMEQLWNNTRYAMHLLKEEGFDIGDTESPIIPIYVRDNEKTFIVTSLLQQQGVFVNPVVSPAVPSHASLLRFSLMATHTFSQIEEAVEKLAYTFKQVGVLKIKERI; the protein is encoded by the coding sequence ATGAACAAACTCTTACAAGCCAGGATCGCCACTTTCACTGCGGCGAAGGAAGCCCGTGAAAGGGGCATCTATCCTTACTTTCGACCCATCTCGTCCGCACAGGACACCGAGGTGATCATTGAGGGCAAACGCGTGCTCATGTTCGGTTCCAATTCCTATTTGGGATTGACCAATCACCCACGCATCAAAGAAGCAGCCCAGAAGGCAATCGAAAAGTACGGCACCGGATGCGCCGGCTCCCGCTTTCTTAACGGCACGCTCGACATTCATATCGAGTTGGAAGACCGCATCGCCGCGTTCACCGGCAAGCCTGCTGCGCTCATTTTCAGCACCGGCTTTCAAGTGAACCTTGGCGTGATGTCGAGCCTGACCGGGCGCAATGATTATTTGATCTTGGACGAGTACGATCACGCTTCCATCTACGACGGCACACGCTTGTCGTTTTCGCGCGTGATCAAATATGGCCACAACGACATGAACGACCTGGCCCGTCGTCTGAGCATGCTGCCCGAAGAAGCGATCAAACTCATCGTGGTCGACGGCATCTTCAGCATGGAAGGCGACCTGGCCAAGCTTCCCGAGATCGTGACGCTGGCCGAGCAATACGGTGCCACGGTGGTGGTGGACGATGCGCATAGCCTCGGTGTGATCGGCGACAAAGGCGCAGGCACCGCGTCACACTTCAAACTCGACGACAAAGTAGACATCATCACGGGCACGTTCAGCAAATCGCTCGCTTCCCTCGGCGGCTTCGTAGCCTCCGATCGCGACACGATCGATTATCTGAAACACCAGGCCCGTTCGCTCATTTTCAGCGCCAGCATGACGCCGTCTTCTGCGGCCAGTGTGTTGGCTGCACTCGACATCCTGGAGACCGAGCCCCAGCACATGGAGCAATTGTGGAACAACACCCGCTATGCCATGCACCTTCTCAAAGAAGAAGGCTTCGACATCGGCGACACGGAGAGTCCCATCATCCCCATCTATGTGCGTGACAATGAGAAAACCTTTATTGTCACCAGCCTGCTGCAACAGCAAGGCGTGTTTGTGAACCCGGTGGTTTCGCCCGCCGTGCCTTCGCATGCGTCGCTGCTTCGCTTCTCGCTGATGGCGACGCACACCTTCAGCCAGATCGAAGAAGCCGTAGAGAAACTTGCTTATACATTCAAGCAAGTAGGAGTCCTGAAAATTAAAGAACGCATTTAA
- a CDS encoding NAD-dependent epimerase/dehydratase family protein, producing MKERVLITGASGFVGYHLIEEALAKGLEVSAAVRASSRVDHLRNLPVQFVTTDFSDVRAIRAELEAKDYQYVIHAAGATKALSEASYNEVNAVYTRNLARAVSEVQVPLKKFVFLSSLAAMGPAKNGHPILEKDAPNPVTFYGKSKLLAESYLSALDGLPSIVLRPTAVYGPRDRDIFIILKTIAQGLEPYIGRKPQQLSFIYVKDLAAVSIGALFSSVVKGSYNVSDGGSYDRYELANITKEILHKKTLKVHIPMGMVKAMAFVQETLGRMQGSMPALNQDKLAELTAANWSCSIDSIRKDLGFSPRYTLAQGLDETLQWYKANRWL from the coding sequence ATGAAAGAACGCGTGCTGATCACCGGGGCGAGTGGATTTGTGGGGTATCACCTCATCGAGGAGGCCTTGGCAAAAGGCCTGGAGGTGTCCGCCGCGGTGCGCGCGTCGAGCCGGGTGGATCACCTGCGGAATTTGCCGGTCCAGTTTGTGACCACCGATTTTTCGGATGTCAGGGCCATCCGGGCAGAGCTGGAGGCGAAGGACTATCAATACGTGATCCACGCAGCCGGGGCGACCAAAGCCCTGAGCGAGGCCTCCTACAACGAGGTCAACGCCGTGTACACACGCAACCTGGCACGGGCCGTGTCGGAGGTGCAGGTGCCGTTGAAGAAATTTGTTTTCCTCAGCAGCCTCGCGGCCATGGGCCCTGCAAAGAATGGGCACCCCATCCTGGAAAAGGACGCGCCGAACCCGGTGACATTCTATGGAAAAAGCAAGTTGCTGGCCGAAAGCTATCTCTCGGCCTTGGACGGCCTGCCCTCCATCGTGTTGCGCCCCACAGCCGTATATGGCCCCCGTGACCGCGATATTTTCATCATCCTGAAAACCATCGCACAAGGCTTGGAGCCCTACATCGGGAGAAAGCCACAGCAGTTGAGCTTCATTTATGTGAAAGATCTGGCGGCGGTGAGCATAGGGGCTTTGTTCAGTTCAGTTGTCAAAGGATCGTATAACGTATCCGATGGGGGAAGTTATGACCGCTATGAACTGGCCAACATTACCAAAGAAATATTGCACAAGAAGACGTTAAAGGTTCATATCCCCATGGGGATGGTAAAAGCCATGGCGTTTGTCCAGGAGACCCTGGGACGGATGCAGGGCAGCATGCCGGCGCTGAACCAGGACAAGCTGGCCGAGCTCACGGCCGCCAACTGGTCGTGCAGCATCGACAGCATCCGGAAGGACCTTGGATTTTCGCCCCGCTACACGCTGGCGCAGGGGTTAGACGAAACCCTTCAATGGTACAAAGCCAATCGCTGGCTCTAG
- a CDS encoding inositol-3-phosphate synthase, whose translation MKEQIEQANGKLGILIPGLGAVATTMIAGVEAVKKGLAQPVGSLTQTGNIRLGKRTENRYPKIKDFVPLADLNDIVFGGWDVYTDNVYEAAVNAKVLELGLLQPIKDELEKIKPMKAVFDKTYIRNLDGTNIKEAATKFDLALAVMEDIDNFKKENGCSRLVMVWCGSTEKYIEEADVHQNIYAFEDGLRNNDPLISPSMIYAYAAIKKGVPFANGAPNLTCDIPALIELAKENGVPIGGKDFKTGQTLMKTILAPGLHARSLGIRGWFSTNILGNRDGLVLDDPDNFKTKEVSKLGVLEDILQPELSPELYGDLYHKIRINYYPPHGDNKESWDNIDIFGWLGYPMQIKINFLCRDSILAAPIVLDLALFFDLAKRANMSGIQEWLSFYFKSPQTAPGLRPEHDIFKQLIKLQNTLRHIMGEDLITHLGLDYYQDLVESL comes from the coding sequence ATGAAAGAACAGATCGAACAAGCAAATGGAAAGCTGGGCATATTGATCCCTGGCCTGGGTGCCGTGGCGACCACCATGATCGCCGGTGTGGAGGCCGTGAAGAAGGGATTGGCACAACCTGTCGGTTCGCTCACTCAAACCGGCAACATCCGCCTGGGAAAACGCACCGAGAACCGCTATCCCAAAATAAAGGACTTTGTGCCCCTGGCCGATCTGAACGACATCGTGTTTGGCGGATGGGATGTATACACCGACAACGTCTATGAAGCCGCGGTGAACGCCAAAGTGTTGGAGCTTGGATTGCTTCAACCCATTAAGGACGAGTTGGAAAAGATCAAGCCCATGAAGGCGGTCTTCGACAAAACCTACATCCGGAACCTGGACGGCACCAACATCAAGGAAGCGGCGACCAAGTTCGACCTCGCGCTGGCCGTGATGGAAGACATCGACAACTTCAAAAAAGAAAACGGATGCTCGCGCCTCGTCATGGTGTGGTGCGGCTCCACAGAGAAATACATCGAAGAAGCAGACGTTCACCAGAACATCTATGCTTTCGAAGACGGCTTGCGCAACAACGATCCGCTCATTTCGCCCAGCATGATCTATGCCTATGCCGCCATCAAAAAAGGAGTGCCGTTTGCCAACGGTGCGCCTAACCTGACATGCGACATCCCGGCGCTGATCGAACTGGCCAAAGAAAACGGTGTGCCCATCGGGGGCAAGGATTTCAAGACGGGGCAGACCCTGATGAAAACCATTCTCGCTCCCGGCCTGCACGCGCGTTCGCTGGGTATCCGCGGATGGTTCTCCACAAACATTCTCGGCAACCGCGACGGCCTCGTGCTGGACGACCCGGATAACTTCAAGACCAAGGAAGTGTCCAAGTTGGGCGTGCTGGAAGATATTTTGCAACCCGAGCTGAGCCCGGAACTCTACGGCGACCTGTATCACAAGATCCGCATCAACTATTATCCGCCGCACGGCGACAACAAGGAAAGCTGGGACAACATCGACATCTTCGGATGGTTGGGTTACCCGATGCAGATCAAGATCAATTTCCTGTGTCGCGACTCGATCCTGGCGGCTCCCATCGTATTGGACCTGGCCTTGTTCTTCGACCTGGCCAAGCGCGCGAACATGAGCGGCATCCAGGAATGGTTGTCGTTCTACTTCAAGTCGCCGCAAACTGCGCCGGGCTTGCGTCCGGAGCATGACATCTTCAAACAATTGATCAAGCTGCAGAATACGCTGCGTCACATCATGGGCGAAGATCTCATTACGCACTTGGGCCTGGATTACTACCAGGATCTGGTGGAGTCATTGTAA
- a CDS encoding phosphatidylglycerophosphatase A: MTLHQIIATVAGIGYIRKGSGTVAAAVCAIAWYVFAGGVDPAVVLFITLAITAIGVWSATVVERYWGIDSHRVVIDEVAGMGISVLFLPVSFGIGLAAFVLFRFFDIAKPAYIRSMEKLPHGWGVMADDVLAGIYTNILLQVAVKLSIL, from the coding sequence ATGACCCTACACCAGATCATTGCAACCGTTGCAGGCATCGGATACATCCGCAAGGGAAGTGGCACGGTGGCCGCGGCCGTTTGCGCAATCGCCTGGTATGTATTTGCCGGCGGCGTTGATCCGGCGGTGGTCCTGTTCATTACCCTGGCCATCACCGCCATTGGTGTGTGGTCGGCCACGGTGGTGGAGCGATACTGGGGCATCGACAGTCATCGCGTCGTGATTGACGAAGTAGCGGGCATGGGCATCAGTGTGTTGTTCCTTCCCGTAAGTTTCGGCATCGGTCTGGCAGCCTTTGTGCTGTTCCGGTTTTTTGATATTGCCAAACCAGCCTATATCCGTTCGATGGAGAAACTTCCCCACGGATGGGGGGTGATGGCAGATGACGTGCTGGCGGGAATTTACACCAACATCCTGCTGCAGGTGGCTGTGAAACTATCCATACTCTGA
- a CDS encoding GtrA family protein — protein sequence MDFACTIVCVEVLGVWYGHAGIVGNIVGAITNFVIGRQWVFISSETTNLKQQALRYAIVWMGYVALGFLLLVAVTDYVNINYGVAKVLVAIFLSVTYNYVLQKKYVFK from the coding sequence GTGGATTTTGCATGCACTATTGTTTGCGTTGAGGTGTTAGGAGTTTGGTATGGCCATGCCGGCATTGTGGGGAATATCGTGGGAGCCATCACCAACTTCGTCATCGGCAGACAATGGGTGTTCATTTCTTCGGAAACGACCAACCTAAAGCAGCAGGCACTGCGCTATGCAATCGTTTGGATGGGTTATGTGGCGCTTGGTTTTTTATTGTTGGTGGCCGTGACGGACTACGTCAATATTAATTATGGTGTCGCAAAAGTACTGGTAGCGATTTTTTTAAGTGTTACGTATAACTACGTACTGCAAAAGAAATATGTATTTAAATAG
- a CDS encoding DUF5686 and carboxypeptidase-like regulatory domain-containing protein, which translates to MSAIAVFGQTTVSGVVTDAETKEPLPFVNVFYEGTTVGSVTDADGAYVIHTPNLENVNLHFSFLGYKTVIRKIRPGETQELNVKMAPDAKILDEVTVTSGNQRERYRNKNNPAVDLVREMISHKKENRMESYNFAEYEEYEKLQMSLSNMSDKFKDRKIFRKYKWLFENVDTTTIPGKALLPIYLQETLSDRYYRRTPEKNIAVTKAHQKVSFDDYIDNAGLSTYLNYLYSDIDIYDNNTVLLTNQFLSPIADSAPTFYKFYITDTLKNVTPNLVELVFVPRDAGGFLFQGKLYVTLDTHYAVQKVEMTVNKNINLNWVRELHIDQDFVQTPSGRFQVVKSRMQCDFGLSKGGGGLYGERVVSYKNFVIDKPREPKFYESDSKLTLTDSEKHNDGFWLSNRHDSLSVAESKVYQNIDSLQKLPSFKRTMDIATLLLAGYKGFGWWELGPVNTFYSFNPVEGFRLRVGGRTTPKFNERLYFETYGAYGFKDEKWKYFLSATYSFTGKSIWQFPVHTLRASFQRDTKIPGQELQFVQEDNFLLSFKRGVNDKWLYNDIWNIDYLHEFDSHFSYRLGFKNWKQIPAGGLKYEIRADDTVTEIQQVTTSEFSLELRWAPGEQFYQGKAYRIPIPNRYPIVTARFIGGVKGLLGGEYNYQSVALNVFKRFYLSQFGYTDVVAEGGYVFGQVPFPLLNIHRANQTYSYQLQSYNLMNFLEFVSDKYVSVNFDHYFNGFIFNKIPLFKKLKWREVATFKLLYGSIRRENDPNYNAQTFAFPTNSDGVTTTYSLAAQPYMECSVGIANIFKLIRVDMVKRLSYLDHPTISSWGIRARFKFDF; encoded by the coding sequence ATGAGTGCAATCGCGGTGTTTGGACAGACCACCGTGAGCGGCGTCGTGACCGATGCTGAAACGAAAGAACCCCTGCCTTTCGTGAACGTTTTTTATGAAGGTACTACCGTGGGAAGCGTCACCGATGCCGACGGCGCCTATGTGATCCATACCCCCAACCTGGAAAATGTGAATCTTCATTTTTCTTTTTTAGGGTATAAGACCGTGATCCGCAAGATCCGTCCCGGCGAAACACAGGAGCTGAACGTGAAGATGGCCCCCGACGCCAAGATCCTCGACGAGGTGACCGTTACCTCCGGCAACCAACGGGAACGCTACCGGAACAAGAACAATCCAGCTGTGGACCTCGTGCGGGAAATGATCTCCCACAAGAAAGAAAACCGGATGGAGAGCTACAACTTTGCCGAGTATGAAGAATACGAAAAGCTTCAGATGTCGCTCAGCAACATGTCGGACAAATTCAAGGATCGCAAGATCTTTCGCAAATACAAGTGGCTGTTCGAAAACGTAGACACCACGACCATTCCCGGCAAAGCGCTGCTGCCCATCTACCTGCAAGAGACCTTGTCGGATCGCTACTACCGGCGCACACCCGAAAAGAACATCGCCGTCACGAAGGCCCATCAAAAAGTGAGCTTCGACGACTATATCGACAACGCGGGTCTGAGCACCTACCTGAATTATTTATACAGCGACATCGACATCTATGACAACAACACGGTGTTGCTGACCAACCAATTCCTGAGTCCCATTGCCGACAGCGCGCCGACCTTCTATAAATTCTACATTACCGACACCCTGAAAAACGTAACACCCAATTTGGTGGAGCTGGTGTTTGTGCCGCGCGATGCCGGTGGATTTTTATTTCAGGGGAAATTGTACGTTACGCTCGACACCCACTACGCCGTGCAAAAGGTGGAGATGACCGTGAACAAAAACATCAACCTGAACTGGGTACGCGAACTGCACATCGACCAGGATTTTGTGCAAACCCCCTCGGGACGTTTCCAGGTGGTGAAGAGCCGCATGCAGTGTGATTTCGGATTGTCGAAGGGTGGGGGCGGCCTATACGGCGAACGCGTGGTCTCCTACAAAAATTTTGTTATCGACAAACCCCGCGAGCCCAAGTTTTATGAAAGCGACTCGAAGCTAACGCTCACCGACTCGGAAAAGCACAACGACGGATTCTGGCTCTCCAATCGCCACGACTCGTTGTCTGTGGCCGAATCGAAAGTGTATCAAAATATCGACAGCCTTCAGAAGCTACCCTCCTTCAAACGCACGATGGACATTGCCACGCTTTTGCTGGCCGGCTACAAAGGTTTTGGCTGGTGGGAGCTGGGACCGGTGAACACGTTCTACAGCTTCAACCCCGTGGAAGGTTTCCGCCTCCGGGTCGGTGGACGCACGACGCCCAAGTTCAACGAACGCCTGTATTTCGAGACCTATGGCGCCTATGGTTTTAAGGATGAGAAGTGGAAATATTTTCTGAGCGCCACCTATTCGTTTACCGGCAAATCCATCTGGCAGTTTCCGGTGCACACCCTCCGCGCGAGTTTCCAGCGCGACACAAAAATTCCCGGCCAGGAGCTGCAGTTTGTTCAGGAAGACAACTTCCTCCTTTCGTTCAAACGCGGTGTGAACGACAAGTGGCTGTACAACGACATCTGGAACATCGACTACCTCCACGAATTCGACAGCCACTTCTCCTATAGATTAGGCTTCAAGAATTGGAAACAGATTCCGGCGGGAGGACTGAAATATGAAATCCGCGCAGACGACACCGTGACAGAAATCCAGCAGGTGACCACTTCGGAATTTTCATTGGAGCTACGCTGGGCGCCGGGAGAGCAATTTTACCAGGGTAAAGCCTACCGGATTCCCATTCCAAACCGGTATCCCATCGTCACGGCGCGTTTTATCGGGGGCGTGAAGGGGCTCCTGGGCGGCGAATACAATTATCAGTCGGTGGCCCTTAATGTGTTCAAACGTTTTTATTTGTCACAATTTGGCTACACCGATGTGGTGGCCGAGGGGGGCTATGTTTTTGGCCAGGTGCCGTTCCCGCTGCTGAACATCCACCGGGCCAACCAGACGTACTCCTATCAGTTGCAGTCCTATAACCTCATGAACTTCCTGGAATTTGTGAGCGACAAATATGTGAGTGTGAACTTTGATCACTACTTCAATGGATTTATTTTTAATAAAATTCCGTTGTTCAAAAAGTTAAAATGGCGCGAGGTGGCTACGTTCAAGTTGCTGTATGGTAGTATCCGGAGGGAGAACGATCCGAACTACAACGCGCAGACCTTTGCCTTCCCCACGAACAGCGACGGGGTGACCACCACTTATTCGCTGGCCGCGCAGCCCTATATGGAGTGCAGCGTGGGGATAGCCAACATTTTCAAGCTCATCCGTGTTGATATGGTGAAACGCCTGAGCTACCTGGATCACCCGACGATTTCGAGTTGGGGCATCCGCGCAAGATTTAAATTTGATTTTTAA
- a CDS encoding CDP-alcohol phosphatidyltransferase family protein, which translates to MNTTTTPQVIQKQPLRIVLQQLIYKVINPFVKFLVRIGFTPNAVTTVGLVLNVGVAAIFVAGAEEGNRGDLRYVGWAGALTLFAGLFDMLDGQVARLGNMSSTFGALYDSVLDRYSELIMFLGICYYLIGHHYFLSSLFAFIALIGSMMVSYIRARAEGLGVEVKGGLMQRPERVVTIGVSALACGITAYYIGGDYKLFVPGIPFQIFETISVFTIPLTIMAVLTNITAFHRLREAKKALEQKGL; encoded by the coding sequence ATGAATACAACGACAACCCCCCAAGTGATACAGAAGCAACCGTTGCGCATCGTGTTGCAGCAACTGATCTATAAGGTGATCAATCCCTTCGTGAAATTTCTGGTGCGCATCGGGTTCACACCCAATGCCGTGACCACGGTGGGGCTGGTCCTGAACGTAGGCGTGGCCGCCATCTTTGTGGCCGGCGCCGAAGAAGGCAACCGCGGCGACCTGAGGTATGTGGGCTGGGCTGGAGCACTGACGCTCTTTGCCGGCCTGTTCGATATGCTCGACGGGCAGGTGGCGCGCCTGGGCAACATGAGCTCGACCTTTGGTGCACTATACGATTCAGTGTTGGACCGCTACAGCGAACTGATCATGTTCCTGGGAATTTGTTATTACCTGATCGGCCATCATTATTTTCTCAGCTCGTTGTTTGCTTTCATCGCCCTGATCGGGTCCATGATGGTGAGCTACATCCGGGCACGGGCCGAAGGTCTTGGGGTGGAGGTGAAAGGAGGGTTGATGCAACGGCCCGAGCGCGTGGTGACCATTGGGGTCTCGGCCCTGGCCTGTGGCATCACCGCCTATTATATCGGGGGTGACTATAAACTTTTTGTTCCCGGCATTCCCTTCCAGATCTTCGAGACCATTTCCGTGTTCACCATTCCCTTGACCATCATGGCCGTGTTGACCAACATCACGGCATTCCACAGACTACGCGAAGCGAAGAAAGCATTAGAGCAGAAAGGATTATAA
- a CDS encoding DUF4833 domain-containing protein has translation MNFLLSIWLITMGMAPVREAPKAEPCECTISNQFPTPPRDQTSLFYIQRTPNTNTIMYELNLDQGVPNEEEPVRVYWLRYGENGQREDLSYIQRHYAYGIKSKKLENNTFELRFVSYKKLPFYLSRSARDNRYHILATVNGKQIEVSRVFLQIEGGSFWLPNVVCAQVKGIDPVSGKEVIQSFKP, from the coding sequence ATGAATTTTTTATTGAGCATATGGCTGATCACGATGGGGATGGCCCCCGTCAGAGAGGCTCCAAAGGCGGAGCCGTGCGAGTGCACCATCAGCAACCAGTTCCCCACGCCGCCAAGAGATCAGACCTCGCTCTTCTACATTCAACGAACACCCAACACCAACACCATCATGTACGAGCTGAACCTCGACCAGGGTGTGCCCAACGAAGAGGAGCCGGTTCGGGTCTATTGGTTGCGCTATGGCGAGAATGGCCAGCGGGAAGATCTTTCGTATATTCAACGTCATTATGCCTACGGCATCAAAAGCAAGAAGCTGGAGAACAACACGTTTGAACTCCGCTTTGTGTCCTATAAAAAACTTCCGTTCTACCTGTCACGTTCCGCACGCGATAATCGTTATCACATCCTGGCCACGGTCAATGGGAAGCAGATTGAAGTGAGCCGCGTGTTCCTGCAAATTGAAGGGGGAAGCTTCTGGCTTCCCAATGTGGTGTGCGCGCAGGTGAAGGGAATCGATCCGGTTTCCGGTAAAGAAGTTATTCAGTCCTTTAAACCTTAG
- a CDS encoding sterol desaturase family protein: MKKQFVSNSTESSRMFKSDFLERFSVVHYSVPLIVFIPVILYFIYSALFVWHNNVVTFVACGLGGLLFWTLTEYVMHRFIFHFEPKSKWGQRLHFIFHGVHHDYPNDALRLVLPPSVSIPLATGFYFLFQAVLPPDWVSASFALFIAGYLFYDISHYALHHATFKSPFWKRLKHHHMQHHYSDATKGYGVSSALWDKIFRSDFEK; the protein is encoded by the coding sequence ATGAAGAAGCAATTTGTCTCCAATTCAACCGAGTCGTCGCGCATGTTCAAGAGCGACTTCCTGGAGCGGTTTTCCGTAGTCCACTACAGTGTGCCGCTGATCGTTTTTATTCCCGTGATTTTATATTTCATCTACAGCGCCTTGTTTGTCTGGCACAATAACGTCGTCACGTTCGTGGCCTGCGGCCTGGGCGGCCTCTTGTTTTGGACGCTCACCGAATATGTGATGCACCGGTTTATTTTTCATTTCGAACCCAAGTCGAAATGGGGCCAGCGTCTTCACTTTATTTTTCACGGCGTTCACCACGACTACCCCAACGATGCCCTGCGGTTGGTCCTGCCCCCGTCGGTGAGCATTCCCCTGGCCACCGGTTTCTATTTTCTTTTCCAGGCTGTTTTGCCCCCGGATTGGGTTTCCGCCTCCTTTGCCCTCTTCATTGCCGGATATCTTTTCTATGATATTTCGCATTATGCCCTCCATCATGCTACCTTTAAAAGCCCATTTTGGAAAAGGCTGAAACACCACCACATGCAGCATCACTACAGCGATGCCACCAAGGGCTACGGTGTGAGCTCCGCCCTTTGGGATAAAATATTCAGATCGGATTTTGAAAAATAA